A genome region from Anopheles stephensi strain Indian chromosome 2, UCI_ANSTEP_V1.0, whole genome shotgun sequence includes the following:
- the LOC118506214 gene encoding SET domain-containing protein SmydA-8: MDAKCGFCSVPAKLKCAGCQQVVYCNSDHQKKHWRAKHKHECAKPYELARNDEVGRHFIATSAIPKDTVLFTENPLVIGPKWNLDEYEQRSPVVPCVGCFADCNLGQFYCELCRWPACKPNCPGLDNTNLHGLECGILRFGRPPKPGDDPDAFFDYYRYDALLVLKCVALQICQPSLFEQITSLESHYEARKTTSYYADADERIVSYLFRNFLEPLQQLERKEGIVVLKMCDRKTLHKISGILEVNAMVIPLSNGREICGIYARGCLLEHNCMPNSFYTFDCSKGMRLTFRTGRDIQKGEHLTTTYTHSLWGTQLRRDHLKTNKYFACKCDRCSDPTELGTFLSALRCMGLESEPCGGFQLPLNPLLETSDWQCNRCPVQVTHAQVNLLMAQIGEEVDGVMGRKCSVKEFEDLIFKLESFLHPNHFHLQTLKHSLIQMYGHFPGHRLHELSDATLHRKIQMCREMMSIIDVLDPDSFRLTLYAGVVLLEQQAGLVELNKRRARSGADSPEKSTGLGEALQCLVRAKQILRNEMGTLQGKKLMEQIGNAFERVSALHGNA, from the exons ATGGATGCAAAGTGTGGCTTTTGTAGTGTACCGGCAAAGTTAAAGTGCGCCGGTTGCCAGCAAGTGGTGTACTGCAATTCCGATCACCAAAAGAAACATTGGAGAGCCAAACACAAGCACGAGTGCGCCAAACCGTACGAG TTAGCGCGAAACGATGAGGTTGGCCGGCATTTTATAGCAACAAGCGCAATTCCAAAGGACACCGTGCTCTTCACGGAAAATCCGCTCGTTATAGGCCCGAAATGGAATCTGGACGAGTACGAGCAACGTTCGCCCGTTGTACCGTGCGTGGGATGTTTTGCCGACTGCAACTTGGGGCAGTTTTACTGCGAGCTTTGCCGGTGGCCAGCGTGTAAACCCAACTGCCCCGGGCTCGACAACACCAACCTTCACGGGCTCGAGTGTGGAATCCTACGGTTTGGCCGGCCTCCGAAACCGGGCGACGATCCGGATGCGTTCTTCGATTACTACCGCTACGAtgcgctgctggtgctgaaatGTGTGGCCTTACAAATATGCCAGCCCAGCCTGTTCGAGCAGATCACCAGCCTGGAGAGCCATTACGAGGCGCGCAAAACCACCAGCTACTACGCGGATGCGGACGAGCGAATCGTGTCGTATTTGTTCCGCAATTTTCTCGAACCGCTGCAGCAGCTGGAACGCAAGGAGGGCATAGTTGTGCTTAAGATGTGCGATCGCAAAACGCTACACAAGATCAGCGGCATACTGGAGGTGAATGCGATGGTTATTCCGCTGTCGAACGGTCGAGAAATTTGTGGCATTTATGCGAGGGGTTGCTTGCTGGAGCACAACTGCATGCCCAACTCGTTCTACACCTTCGACTGCTCCAAGGGAATGAGGCTTACGTTTCGAACGGGCAGGGACATCCAGAAAG GAGAACATCTAACGACTACCTACACACATTCGCTGTGGGGAACGCAACTGCGCCGGGACCATCTGAAGACGAACAAATACTTTGCCTGCAAGTGTGATCGATGTTCCGATCCAACGGAGCTAGGCACATTCCTGAGTGCGTTACGCTGCATGGGCTTGGAGAGCGAACCGTGCGGAGGGTTCCAGCTGCCGCTCAATCCGCTGCTAGAGACAAGCGATTGGCAGTGTAACCGCTGCCCGGTGCAGGTAACACACGCACAGGTCAACTTGCTAATGGCCCAAATTGGCGAAGAGGTAGACGGCGTGATGGGACGCAAATGCTCCGTAAAGGAGTTTGAGGATCTTATCTTCAAGCTGGAAAGCTTTCTCCACCCAAACCACTTCCATCTGCAAACGCTTAAACATTCGCTAATACAAATGTACGGACACTTTCCCGGCCACCGGTTGCATGAACTGTCCGACGCGACGCTACACAGAAAAATTCAAATGTGTCGCGAAATGATGTCGATCATCGATGTGCTCGATCCCGACTCGTTCCGGTTGACGCTGTACGCGGGAGTTGTTTTGCTGGAGCAGCAGGCCGGCCTGGTTGAGCTGAACAAACGGCGCGCACGTTCCGGCGCCGATTCGCCCGAAAAATCCACCGGCCTCGGTGAAGCCTTGCAGTGTTTGGTAAGGGCGAAGCAGATTTTGCGAAACGAAATGGGCACGCTGCAGGGTAAAAAGTTAATGGAGCAGATAGGCAATGCATTTGAGCGTGTAAGTGCACTGCACGGCAATGCTTAA
- the LOC118507931 gene encoding protein lin-54 homolog, translating into MEELRDIEDEPYNDSQDLVEYTTEDETDEMEHGTINIDLEDLVEETNQPGVSTDEEYENYEDDQKPGQIELEPDSSKTMPTFKTTVSISGLQKIGNNSSGTERMAPKVMVLPQGSSTPTTTTTPMKLLNTSRTSVTPTMATTSYRLLNSDGTMIVNVSNKPATAMKKVISVANPTAASLQSPTNRVVLNTKAPVMHIQPAQTIPTSPGSTGGLKAMKTITMKTIPGGTIKMVPQTAPLPSGLQGTVLRMSKPGVVGQTVSLTGATKLVKPTPATTGGSEVSKVILNSAVAGPKKIVAAPANAALHAVTLPGGKGVQYVRLLNQRPSATTGAQKIVMQAPNKASSIVASAAPTATVLNAGAATTTAGTIQAGPSKIIMQNNKTFVIRNGSTNLAAASATIGKPSILSAGKKIILNADSSSGTTRIVLAKEATKKLNSIQTVVQKSQLVPSNGASSSEEGGVNAVVLKQEPHAKTTEPAKANANSPAQSMSGSGVKAADGSKDSTRVVTSASYGFPEEAYKKRPCNCTKSQCLKLYCDCFANGEYCYNCNCKDCFNTFDHANERQKAIRSTLERNPNAFKPKIGSIGSTDDGTRLHTKGCNCKRSGCLKNYCECYEGKIPCSSNCKCVGCRNTENFDMVYEYYSSNDASTKSVEEGSNSNILIIPDKLDAGTGKRRSSGDAVGLKRSASLLDTDLSQLPPAKQPHNFMTMDVIEATVQCMVAQADECLKRGCSMRTSELMILEEYGRCLLEIKEFAFNTEN; encoded by the exons ATGGAAGAGCTGAGGGATATCGAGGATGAGCCGTACAACGATTCGCAGGATTTGGTAGAATATACGACCGAAGACGAAACGGACGAAATGGAGCATGGCACCATAAATATCGATTTGGAAGATTTAGTCGAAGAAACTAACCAGCCTGGTGTGTCTACTGACGAG GAGTACGAAAATTACGAAGATGACCAAAAACCAGGCCAGATTGAACTTGAACCCGACAGTAGCAAAACAATGCCCACTTTTAAAACTACTGTTTCCATTTCTGGATTGCAAAAGATCGGCAACAACAGTTCCGGAACGGAGCGTATGGCTCCCAAAGTGATGGTACTACCACAAGGCAGCAGtacaccaacgacgacgacgacaccgATGAAGCTGCTAAACACGTCGCGCACTTCCGTAACGCCCACAATGGCAACCACGTCCTACCGTTTGCTCAACTCGGATGGCACCATGATCGTGAACGTTTCCAACAAACCGGCTACTGCGATGAAGAAAGTAATTTCCGTAGCTAACCCTACCGCTGCCTCGCTACAAAGCCCCACCAACAGGGTAGTGCTCAATACGAAAGCACCGGTGATGCATATTCAACCAGCACAAACCATACCGACCTCTCCGGGATCTACTGGTGGGTTGAAAGCGATGAAAACGATCACGATGAAAACAATTCCCGGAGGTACGATTAAGATGGTGCCACAAACAGCACCGCTACCTTCGGGGTTGCAGGGAACGGTGCTGCGAATGTCCAAACCCGGCGTCGTAGGTCAAACCGTTTCTCTGACAGGCGCTACCAAGCTAGTGAAACCCACCCCGGCCACAACCGGTGGCAGCGAAGTATCGAAGGTCATTTTAAACTCGGCTGTCGCGGGACCGAAGAAGATTGTGGCAGCACCGGCGAATGCAGCACTGCACGCGGTCACCCTGCCCGGTGGGAAGGGAGTGCAGTATGTGCGCTTGTTAAACCAGCGCCCATCGGCCACCACTGGCGCACAAAAGATTGTAATGCAAGCACCGAACAAGGCGAGCAGTATCGTCGCGAGTGCGGCACCAACTGCAACCGTGCTCAATGCAGGTGCGGCAACGACCACCGCCGGTACCATCCAAGCGGGGCCATCAAAAATCATcatgcaaaacaataaaacgttTGTTATACGGAACGGTAGCACAAACCTGGCCGCGGCGTCTGCTACCATCGGCAAACCATCGATTCTGTCCGCTGGCAAAAAGATCATACTAAACGCCGACAGCAGCTCCGGTACCACTCGCATTGTTTTGGCGAAAGAAGCTACgaaaaaattaaacagcattcaaACGGTTGTCCAAAAATCGCAGCTAGTACCTTCGAACGGTGCATCTTCTTCCGAGGAAGGTGGTGTTAATGCGGTGGTTCTAAAACAAGAACCACACGCAAAAACCACCGAACCGGCCAAGGCGAATGCGAATAGTCCGGCACAGTCGATGAGCGGTAGTGGTGTGAAAGCGGCCGATGGTTCCAAAGATTCTACGCGCGTCGTCACATCTGCTAGCTACGGCTTTCCTGAGGAGGCATACAAGAAACGACCGTGTAATTGTACAAAGTCGCAGTGCTTAAAGCTGTACTGCGATTGTTTCGCGAATGGCGAGTACTGTTACAACTGTAATTGTAAGGATTGCTTCAACACGTTCGATCATGCTAACGAGCGACAGAAAGCTATCAGATCGACGCTGGAGCGCAATCCAAATGCTTTCAA ACCGAAAATCGGATCCATCGGATCGACGGACGACGGGACGCGATTGCACACCAAGGGCTGCAACTGCAAACGCTCCGGGTGTTTGAAGAATTACTGCGAGTGTTACGAAGGCAAAATTCCATGTTCCAGCAACTGTAAATGCGTAG GCTGTCGCAATACAGAAAACTTTGATATGGTTTACGAGTACTATTCTTCCAACGATGCGTCAACGAAATCGGTTGAGGAAGGTTCAAACAGCAACATTCTTATCATACCCGACAAGCTAGATGCTGGCACAGGCAAGAGACGCTCAAGCGGCGATGCGGTAGGACTCAAGCGTTCCGCTTCCCTGTTGGACACCGATCTCTCCCAGCTACCACCGGCCAAACAGCCGCACAACTTTATGACGATGGATGTCATAGAGGCAACCGTGCAGTGTATGGTGGCACAGGCCGACGAATGCTTAAAGCGTGGCTGCAGCATGCGTACCTCCGAGCTAATGATTCTCGAAGAATACGGACGTTGCCTGCTGGAAATCAAGGAATTTGCGTTCAATACGGAAAACTGA